From one Lysinibacillus sp. G4S2 genomic stretch:
- a CDS encoding PCYCGC motif-containing (lipo)protein has product MKKLLSIFVLSLLVLSACGEDKKVVEKNQNETPIEASHEEHAHASGDIQEETASANVLPSFLDNQTENIRLVYQIAGQSTEILEWMPCYCGCGESVGHKSNLNCFIQEKRKDGTIVWDDHGTRCNVCLEIAVQSAKMHKDGMSLKEIRQKIDDTYKEGYAKPTPTDMPA; this is encoded by the coding sequence TTGAAAAAACTTTTATCTATTTTTGTTTTATCGTTATTAGTGTTAAGTGCTTGTGGTGAAGATAAAAAGGTTGTTGAAAAAAATCAAAATGAAACGCCAATAGAAGCTTCACACGAAGAACATGCACATGCTTCTGGAGATATTCAAGAGGAAACTGCATCTGCTAATGTGCTACCATCCTTTTTAGATAATCAAACTGAAAACATTCGCTTAGTGTATCAAATTGCTGGACAATCTACCGAAATTCTAGAATGGATGCCATGCTATTGTGGATGTGGAGAATCAGTTGGACATAAAAGCAATCTAAACTGCTTTATTCAGGAAAAGCGTAAGGATGGAACAATTGTCTGGGATGATCACGGTACTCGTTGTAACGTTTGCCTAGAAATCGCTGTACAGTCTGCAAAAATGCATAAAGATGGCATGAGTCTCAAAGAAATTCGTCAAAAAATTGATGACACATATAAAGAAGGCTACGCAAAACCAACTCCGACAGACATGCCTGCTTAA
- a CDS encoding isochorismatase family protein — MFTIEEACLVVVDVQGKLATIVDESEAVVENVAKLVQAMKVLEVPILWLEQNPSRLGGTPLNIAQHLQGQAIAKMAFSACQEQEFVAALKASGRTQFIVTGIEAHICVYQTARHLKEQGLEVEVVVDAVSSRTKANKEIGLEKMKALGILPTSTEMILYELLQRADHPHFKTVLQLVK; from the coding sequence ATGTTTACAATAGAGGAAGCGTGTTTAGTTGTCGTCGATGTGCAGGGCAAGTTAGCGACAATTGTTGATGAAAGTGAAGCAGTGGTTGAAAATGTGGCAAAGCTGGTACAAGCTATGAAGGTATTGGAAGTACCCATTTTATGGCTTGAACAAAATCCTAGTCGTTTAGGTGGGACTCCGTTAAATATTGCTCAGCATCTTCAAGGGCAAGCGATTGCAAAAATGGCATTTAGTGCTTGCCAGGAGCAAGAATTTGTTGCTGCATTGAAGGCGAGTGGTCGTACTCAATTTATCGTGACAGGTATCGAAGCGCATATTTGTGTCTACCAAACAGCGCGACATTTAAAAGAGCAAGGGCTTGAGGTCGAAGTTGTTGTAGATGCTGTGTCCTCTCGTACAAAGGCCAATAAGGAGATAGGGCTAGAGAAGATGAAGGCACTTGGAATTTTACCAACAAGCACAGAAATGATTTTATATGAGCTACTACAACGTGCAGATCATCCACATTTTAAAACAGTGCTACAGCTTGTTAAATAA
- the serC gene encoding 3-phosphoserine/phosphohydroxythreonine transaminase, with product MTQRAYNFNAGPSALPVEVLEKAQQQLVNFRESGMSIMEMSHRSAIFDEVHNEAIALLKKLYAIPENYEVLFLQGGASLQFTMIPMNFLQADQKASYVLSGSWSEKAFKEAKFFGTPVEAASTKENQYRNIPALADIQFNEDDAYVHITSNNTIYGTQWKEFPETGNVSLVADMSSDILSKPVDVSKFGLIYAGAQKNLGPSGVTVVIIRKDLLEKANKNIPTMLKYTTHADSNSLYNTPPTFGIYMLGEVLKWVESKGGVAEIAKHNELKAKVIYDAIDNSNGFYKGHATPESRSLMNITFRVADEELEKQFLAEAKAAGFVGLNGHRSVGGCRASTYNAVPLEACEALRDFMVAFQQKHQ from the coding sequence TTGACACAACGTGCATACAATTTTAACGCAGGCCCATCTGCACTACCAGTAGAAGTATTAGAAAAAGCCCAACAACAATTAGTAAACTTCCGTGAATCAGGTATGTCAATTATGGAAATGAGCCATCGCAGTGCCATTTTCGATGAAGTACATAATGAAGCAATTGCTTTATTGAAAAAGCTTTATGCTATCCCAGAAAACTATGAAGTCCTTTTCCTACAAGGTGGAGCTAGTCTTCAATTTACTATGATCCCAATGAACTTCCTACAGGCCGATCAAAAGGCAAGCTACGTATTATCAGGCTCTTGGTCTGAAAAAGCATTCAAAGAGGCAAAATTTTTTGGTACGCCTGTTGAAGCTGCTAGCACAAAGGAAAATCAATACCGCAATATCCCAGCTTTAGCTGACATTCAATTTAATGAAGATGATGCCTATGTGCATATCACTTCGAACAATACAATTTATGGTACACAATGGAAAGAATTCCCTGAAACAGGTAATGTATCGTTAGTTGCAGATATGTCTAGTGATATTCTTTCTAAGCCAGTTGATGTAAGTAAATTCGGTCTAATTTATGCAGGGGCTCAAAAAAACCTTGGTCCATCTGGTGTAACAGTAGTCATTATTCGCAAAGATTTGCTAGAAAAAGCGAATAAAAATATTCCAACAATGCTAAAATACACAACACATGCTGACAGTAACTCTTTATACAATACACCACCAACTTTTGGTATCTATATGCTAGGTGAAGTATTGAAATGGGTAGAGTCTAAAGGCGGCGTTGCTGAAATTGCGAAGCATAATGAATTAAAGGCAAAAGTAATTTATGATGCCATTGACAATAGCAATGGATTCTATAAAGGTCATGCAACACCTGAAAGCCGTTCTTTAATGAACATCACTTTCCGTGTTGCTGACGAAGAGCTTGAAAAACAATTCCTTGCTGAAGCAAAAGCAGCAGGATTTGTTGGACTAAATGGACACCGTTCTGTAGGTGGCTGTCGTGCCTCTACTTATAATGCTGTACCATTAGAGGCTTGTGAAGCATTACGTGACTTTATGGTAGCTTTCCAACAAAAACATCAATAA
- a CDS encoding Fur family transcriptional regulator: MNVSKAWEILKKNGYKKTDKRELILDMFAATDKYLTARDLLDVLKKDFPGMSFDTIYRNLATFVKLGILDETELSGERNFRMHCESEHHHHHFICMDCGNVKELNLCPMEMLGEKLPDYEIENHKFEIYGKCPECKHEAF; this comes from the coding sequence GTGAATGTTTCGAAAGCGTGGGAAATTTTAAAAAAGAACGGCTATAAAAAAACAGATAAGCGGGAGTTAATTTTAGATATGTTTGCAGCAACAGATAAATATCTAACGGCTCGTGACTTATTGGATGTTTTAAAAAAAGATTTTCCTGGTATGAGTTTTGATACAATTTATCGCAACCTAGCAACGTTTGTGAAGCTTGGAATACTGGATGAAACGGAGTTATCTGGGGAGCGAAATTTCCGTATGCATTGCGAGTCTGAACATCATCACCATCATTTTATTTGTATGGATTGTGGCAATGTCAAGGAGCTAAATCTTTGTCCTATGGAAATGCTCGGAGAAAAACTACCAGACTATGAAATTGAAAATCATAAATTTGAGATTTATGGTAAATGTCCAGAATGTAAACATGAAGCCTTTTAA